One window of Vespula pensylvanica isolate Volc-1 chromosome 13, ASM1446617v1, whole genome shotgun sequence genomic DNA carries:
- the LOC122633827 gene encoding uncharacterized protein LOC122633827 has product MIYLVGMSFEVILMFFNILYILQLSTILQSVSETIECTTIICVSLLGIYINFYIGQMLINHNNATFHELCQVPFYVLSLKTQKLLLFMIARCMRPCELSIGGIFVASHEIFAGLIQKAFSFAMVYYNHYSSNS; this is encoded by the exons ATGATTTACTTAGTTGGAATGTCATTTGAAGTGATCCTcatgttttttaatatcctttat ATATTGCAATTATCTACGATATTACAAAGTGTGAGTGAAACAATTGAATGCACCACTATAATTTGTGTGTCTCTATtgggtatatatattaatttttacattggACAGATGCTCATTAATCACAACAATGCAACTTTCCACGAATT ATGTCAGGTACCGTTCTACGTGCTATCGCTAAAAACTCAAAAGCTGTTGTTATTTATGATAGCAAGATGCATGAGACCGTGCGAACTTTCAATCGGAGGTATATTCGTGGCATCTCATGAAATTTTTGCTGGG ttAATTCAAAAAGCATTTTCATTTGCAATGGTATATTATAATCACTATAGTTCGAATAGTTAG